A single genomic interval of Lepidochelys kempii isolate rLepKem1 chromosome 13, rLepKem1.hap2, whole genome shotgun sequence harbors:
- the PIGT gene encoding GPI transamidase component PIG-T isoform X1 has product MAGAAGVLGLLLLLLLGGCGGSTAPPRDSLREELLLSPLPSGDLAATFQFRARWDSELHREGGGPLTLLPAVSHYRLFPKALGQLLSKYLVRELHLSLTQGFWRTRTWGQPYLQAPAGAELWVWFQDSVTDVDKAWKELSNILSGIFCASLNFIDSTNTVTPTASFKPLGLANVTDYHLLRYAVLPREVVCTENLTPWKKLLPCGSKAGLAVLLKAERLFHTSYHSQAVHIRPICRDASCLSVSWELRQTLTVVFDTFSIGQGKRDWSLFKMFSRTVTEACPLASESKIYVDISSKTQENELLEVTPPPLSVHEASVQGDRRTYAVYDLLSPFLFNVSRSLNVQLKWKRPQDSLDLSTPVLHAQRYVSGYGLQTGEISTLIYNTHPYRAFPVILLETVPWYLRLYVHTLVITTKGKENKPSYIHYQPAKDRRRPHLLEMLIQLPANSVTKITIQFERALLKWTEYTPDPNHGFYVSPSVLSALVPSVIAMKAEDAEQSPLFTSLFPSSDGSSYFVRLYTEPLLVNLPTPDFSMPYNVICLTCTVVAVCYGSFYNLLTRTFHVEEPNRGGLAKRLANIIRKVRGVPPL; this is encoded by the exons ATGGCGGGGGCTGCTGGGGTGCTGgggctcttgctgctgctgctgctgggcggCTGTGGGGGCTCGACGGCGCCCCCCCGGGACAGCCTGCGCGAAGAGCTGCTGCTCAGCCCGCTCCCTTCCGGGGACCTCGCCGCCACCTTCCAGTTCCGGGCCCGCTGGGACTCGGAGCTGCACCGGGAGGGAG GTGGGCCGCTCACTCTGCTCCCCGCAGTCTCTCACTACAGGCTCTTCCCCAAGGCTCTGGGTCAGCTCCTCTCCAAGTACTTGGTGCGAGAGCTGCACCTGTCCCTCACCCAGGGCTTCTGGCGAACACGGACCTGGGGACAACCCTACTTGCAAGCTCCAGCCGGGGCCGAGCTCTGGGTCTGGTTCCAGGACTCTGTGACCGA TGTTGATAAAGCCTGGAAAGAACTTAGTAACATCCTCTCAGGGATATTCTGTGCCTCTCTGAACTTCATAGATTCCACCAACACCGTCACTCCAACAGCATCATTCAAACCTCTGGGTTTGGCCAATG TTACAGATTACCATCTCCTGAGATATGCCGTCTTGCCCCGGGAGGTCGTCTGCACTGAGAACCTCACACCTTGGAAAAAGCTGCTGCCATGCGGCTCAAAG GCTGGTCTTGCTGTTTTGCTGAAGGCAGAACGTTTGTTCCACACCAGTTACCACTCCCAGGCAGTGCATATCCGCCCTATCTGCAGG GATGCTTCGTGTCTGAGTGTCTCTTGGGAGCTTAGACAGACCCTCACCGTGGTCTTTGACACCTTCTCCATTGGTCAAGGAAAGAGAG ACTGGTCCCTTTTTAAGATGTTCTCACGCACTGTCACTGAAGCTTGTCCTCTTGCATCTGAGAGCAAAATCTATGTTGATATTTCCAGTAAGACCCAG GAGAATGAACTGCTGgaggtgaccccacctccactgtccGTGCATGAAGCATCTGTCCAAGGAGACAGGAGAACCTATGCAGTCTATGACTTACTGAGCCCCTTCCTCTTTAATGTGTCTCGCAGCCTCAACGTGCAGCTGAAATGGAAACGGCCCCAGGATAGCT TGGATCTGTCAACACCTGTGCTCCATGCTCAGCGCTATGTGAGTGGATATGGCCTGCAGACAGGAGAAATCAGCACCCTGATTTATAACACCCACCCATACCGGGCTTTCCCTGTGATACTACTGGAGACCGTGCCCTGGTACCTGAGACTCTACGTTCACACTTTGGTCATCACCACcaagggaaaggaaaacaaaccaA GTTATATCCATTACCAGCCGGCTAAGGACCGAAGGCGGCCCCATCTGCTGGAGATGTTGATCCAGCTCCCAGCAAACTCTGTCACCAAGATCACCATCCAGTTCGAGAGAGCCTTACTGAAGTGGACAGAGTATACCCCTGACCCCAACCACGGCTTTTATGTGAG TCCATCTGTCCTGAGTGCCCTGGTGCCAAGTGTCATAGCAATGAAGGCAGAGGATGCAGAGCAGAGTCCTCTCTTCACTTCGCT ATTTCCTTCTTCCGATGGCTCCAGCTACTTTGTGCGTCTGTACACCGAGCCGCTGCTGGTGAACTTGCCAACGCCTGACTTCAGCATGCCATATAACGTCATCTGCCTGACCTGCACTGTGGTGGCTGTGTGCTACGGCTCCTTCTACAACCTACTGACCAGAACCTTCCATGTAGAAGAGCCAAACAGGGGAGGCCTGGCCAAGCGACTGGCCAACATCATCCGCAAAGTCAGAGGGGTTCCACCCCTCTGA
- the PIGT gene encoding GPI transamidase component PIG-T isoform X2 has protein sequence MAGAAGVLGLLLLLLLGGCGGSTAPPRDSLREELLLSPLPSGDLAATFQFRARWDSELHREGVSHYRLFPKALGQLLSKYLVRELHLSLTQGFWRTRTWGQPYLQAPAGAELWVWFQDSVTDVDKAWKELSNILSGIFCASLNFIDSTNTVTPTASFKPLGLANVTDYHLLRYAVLPREVVCTENLTPWKKLLPCGSKAGLAVLLKAERLFHTSYHSQAVHIRPICRDASCLSVSWELRQTLTVVFDTFSIGQGKRDWSLFKMFSRTVTEACPLASESKIYVDISSKTQENELLEVTPPPLSVHEASVQGDRRTYAVYDLLSPFLFNVSRSLNVQLKWKRPQDSLDLSTPVLHAQRYVSGYGLQTGEISTLIYNTHPYRAFPVILLETVPWYLRLYVHTLVITTKGKENKPSYIHYQPAKDRRRPHLLEMLIQLPANSVTKITIQFERALLKWTEYTPDPNHGFYVSPSVLSALVPSVIAMKAEDAEQSPLFTSLFPSSDGSSYFVRLYTEPLLVNLPTPDFSMPYNVICLTCTVVAVCYGSFYNLLTRTFHVEEPNRGGLAKRLANIIRKVRGVPPL, from the exons ATGGCGGGGGCTGCTGGGGTGCTGgggctcttgctgctgctgctgctgggcggCTGTGGGGGCTCGACGGCGCCCCCCCGGGACAGCCTGCGCGAAGAGCTGCTGCTCAGCCCGCTCCCTTCCGGGGACCTCGCCGCCACCTTCCAGTTCCGGGCCCGCTGGGACTCGGAGCTGCACCGGGAGGGAG TCTCTCACTACAGGCTCTTCCCCAAGGCTCTGGGTCAGCTCCTCTCCAAGTACTTGGTGCGAGAGCTGCACCTGTCCCTCACCCAGGGCTTCTGGCGAACACGGACCTGGGGACAACCCTACTTGCAAGCTCCAGCCGGGGCCGAGCTCTGGGTCTGGTTCCAGGACTCTGTGACCGA TGTTGATAAAGCCTGGAAAGAACTTAGTAACATCCTCTCAGGGATATTCTGTGCCTCTCTGAACTTCATAGATTCCACCAACACCGTCACTCCAACAGCATCATTCAAACCTCTGGGTTTGGCCAATG TTACAGATTACCATCTCCTGAGATATGCCGTCTTGCCCCGGGAGGTCGTCTGCACTGAGAACCTCACACCTTGGAAAAAGCTGCTGCCATGCGGCTCAAAG GCTGGTCTTGCTGTTTTGCTGAAGGCAGAACGTTTGTTCCACACCAGTTACCACTCCCAGGCAGTGCATATCCGCCCTATCTGCAGG GATGCTTCGTGTCTGAGTGTCTCTTGGGAGCTTAGACAGACCCTCACCGTGGTCTTTGACACCTTCTCCATTGGTCAAGGAAAGAGAG ACTGGTCCCTTTTTAAGATGTTCTCACGCACTGTCACTGAAGCTTGTCCTCTTGCATCTGAGAGCAAAATCTATGTTGATATTTCCAGTAAGACCCAG GAGAATGAACTGCTGgaggtgaccccacctccactgtccGTGCATGAAGCATCTGTCCAAGGAGACAGGAGAACCTATGCAGTCTATGACTTACTGAGCCCCTTCCTCTTTAATGTGTCTCGCAGCCTCAACGTGCAGCTGAAATGGAAACGGCCCCAGGATAGCT TGGATCTGTCAACACCTGTGCTCCATGCTCAGCGCTATGTGAGTGGATATGGCCTGCAGACAGGAGAAATCAGCACCCTGATTTATAACACCCACCCATACCGGGCTTTCCCTGTGATACTACTGGAGACCGTGCCCTGGTACCTGAGACTCTACGTTCACACTTTGGTCATCACCACcaagggaaaggaaaacaaaccaA GTTATATCCATTACCAGCCGGCTAAGGACCGAAGGCGGCCCCATCTGCTGGAGATGTTGATCCAGCTCCCAGCAAACTCTGTCACCAAGATCACCATCCAGTTCGAGAGAGCCTTACTGAAGTGGACAGAGTATACCCCTGACCCCAACCACGGCTTTTATGTGAG TCCATCTGTCCTGAGTGCCCTGGTGCCAAGTGTCATAGCAATGAAGGCAGAGGATGCAGAGCAGAGTCCTCTCTTCACTTCGCT ATTTCCTTCTTCCGATGGCTCCAGCTACTTTGTGCGTCTGTACACCGAGCCGCTGCTGGTGAACTTGCCAACGCCTGACTTCAGCATGCCATATAACGTCATCTGCCTGACCTGCACTGTGGTGGCTGTGTGCTACGGCTCCTTCTACAACCTACTGACCAGAACCTTCCATGTAGAAGAGCCAAACAGGGGAGGCCTGGCCAAGCGACTGGCCAACATCATCCGCAAAGTCAGAGGGGTTCCACCCCTCTGA